The following proteins are co-located in the Lacticaseibacillus paracasei subsp. paracasei genome:
- a CDS encoding PTS sugar transporter subunit IIA: protein MDYSTMIHKDLIFLNENAADRKTLFRDVAKKIRAAGYAKDTYEAALNKREDEFPTGVVFPEISVMLPHADPENVNEPFMAIVKNAQPVRVLQMGYNEPEDATAMFFLGITDASQQVGLLQVFMDLLQDKAFVAKFKATTDPEAMYQFFVDTFKTQAANK, encoded by the coding sequence ATGGACTATAGCACAATGATTCACAAAGATTTAATTTTTCTCAACGAAAACGCTGCCGATCGAAAAACACTGTTTAGAGATGTTGCCAAGAAGATTCGCGCGGCTGGGTATGCTAAGGACACTTATGAAGCTGCCCTTAACAAACGCGAAGATGAGTTCCCGACTGGGGTTGTTTTTCCTGAGATCTCGGTCATGTTACCGCATGCCGATCCTGAGAACGTGAATGAGCCGTTTATGGCCATCGTCAAAAACGCTCAACCAGTTCGAGTACTGCAAATGGGTTACAACGAGCCTGAGGATGCAACGGCGATGTTTTTCTTGGGGATTACCGATGCCAGTCAACAAGTCGGGTTATTGCAGGTTTTCATGGATCTGTTGCAAGACAAGGCGTTTGTCGCCAAGTTCAAGGCAACGACTGATCCTGAAGCAATGTATCAATTCTTTGTCGATACGTTCAAGACACAAGCTGCTAACAAATAA
- a CDS encoding GntR family transcriptional regulator has translation MYLYWEIYSDIKKDILTNHYRAGKPLPTQEVLARTYHTSRLTIKKALRMLQDEGLIYTKQGSGSFVRAQAPDDDKELLPLDAPIGVTYSHRDQKITSKLLYFDARLPSATEQKNLGIKSNEPVYDIKRVRLVNGHFYSLEHTTMPTNIAPLDKKILKGSIYDYLGSKGVQLTDARRILYATEADEETAEALQIKQGSPVLVIEQTAYDQEGHAFEYSVSSFIRDHSRFVLNIHRRLPDLPH, from the coding sequence TTGTATCTATATTGGGAAATCTATTCCGACATCAAAAAAGACATCCTGACAAATCATTATCGCGCAGGCAAACCGCTGCCAACTCAGGAAGTTCTCGCCAGAACCTACCACACAAGTCGTTTGACCATCAAAAAAGCCCTTCGTATGTTGCAAGATGAAGGGCTAATCTATACCAAACAAGGATCAGGCAGCTTTGTGCGCGCTCAAGCACCAGACGACGACAAGGAATTGTTGCCGCTTGATGCGCCAATTGGCGTGACTTATTCGCATCGTGATCAAAAAATCACCAGCAAGCTGCTTTATTTTGACGCCCGTTTACCAAGCGCAACTGAGCAAAAAAATCTTGGCATTAAAAGTAATGAACCTGTCTACGATATCAAACGAGTTCGCCTCGTGAACGGGCATTTTTACAGTCTAGAACACACCACCATGCCGACCAACATCGCGCCGCTCGACAAGAAAATCTTGAAGGGCTCGATTTATGATTACCTTGGCAGTAAGGGCGTTCAGTTAACTGATGCCCGACGCATCTTGTATGCCACCGAAGCTGATGAAGAAACAGCCGAGGCACTCCAAATCAAACAAGGCAGTCCAGTGCTGGTTATCGAGCAGACCGCCTATGATCAAGAAGGTCACGCATTTGAATACTCGGTTTCAAGCTTCATCCGCGACCACTCGCGATTCGTTTTGAATATCCATCGCCGCTTGCCGGATTTACCGCATTAG
- a CDS encoding PTS sugar transporter subunit IIC has protein sequence MKFNVDKLQEPLLKASMWVQNNTILQAVKNAFVRTIPFTVIGSFSNLIKMQLDALIKSQILHWGWLTSISNLFGYLGVATLGIVGLIVVISSAYSYAVELKQRDENKSMNIIIATLLAFSAYFVMVPNNVNFADPKAKVIEGFASSLFSYEGMFTGLIVGMLAVALFAAFSRSKFTIKMPGSVPQNVFDSFFALIPMAEVLLLFGLARIGLQAMGYASLIQLIATVVIKPLLTVGTGLPAIIVVILLEQILWFLGLHGFNIVWGIVSAFWLPLFLQNVAKFAETKSFADISIAPNTMTNVYAMIGGSGATFGLIIAMLIFAKKGEKEREVAKLALVPGCFGINEPVIFGLPIVLNPIMFIPWIVVPLFNALVAYVVTSIGWVVPLVVLNSGNEPIFFSTWILGGLHMSPVILALVLVIFDVFLYAPFVIMNQRNERQMAAA, from the coding sequence ATGAAGTTCAATGTTGATAAGCTTCAAGAACCGTTGCTTAAAGCATCAATGTGGGTTCAAAACAACACGATTTTACAGGCGGTCAAGAACGCCTTTGTTCGAACGATTCCGTTTACAGTGATTGGGTCTTTTTCTAACTTAATCAAGATGCAGTTGGATGCCTTGATTAAGTCTCAAATTCTTCACTGGGGTTGGTTGACAAGTATTAGCAATTTATTCGGTTATTTAGGCGTCGCAACTCTTGGCATCGTTGGGTTGATTGTCGTGATCTCAAGCGCCTATTCCTACGCGGTTGAATTAAAACAGCGTGACGAAAACAAGAGTATGAACATTATTATCGCCACGTTGTTAGCCTTCTCTGCATATTTTGTGATGGTACCCAACAATGTGAACTTTGCCGATCCTAAGGCGAAGGTGATTGAAGGCTTCGCGTCATCACTTTTTAGTTATGAAGGGATGTTTACCGGCTTGATTGTCGGAATGTTGGCTGTTGCCCTTTTCGCGGCATTTAGCCGTTCCAAATTCACGATCAAAATGCCCGGCAGCGTCCCACAAAATGTTTTTGATTCATTTTTTGCCTTAATTCCAATGGCAGAAGTGTTGTTGCTCTTTGGGCTTGCTCGAATTGGATTGCAGGCGATGGGGTATGCAAGCTTAATTCAATTGATCGCGACGGTCGTGATTAAGCCGCTGTTGACCGTGGGCACAGGATTACCAGCTATCATTGTTGTCATCTTACTAGAACAAATTCTGTGGTTCCTTGGCTTGCACGGCTTCAACATTGTTTGGGGGATCGTATCGGCCTTCTGGTTACCGCTATTCTTACAAAATGTTGCTAAGTTTGCTGAAACCAAAAGTTTTGCCGATATTTCGATCGCGCCTAACACCATGACGAATGTGTACGCCATGATTGGCGGTTCCGGTGCTACCTTTGGCCTCATCATTGCCATGTTGATTTTTGCTAAAAAAGGCGAAAAGGAGCGCGAAGTTGCAAAATTGGCGCTGGTGCCAGGTTGCTTCGGTATTAATGAACCGGTGATCTTCGGACTGCCAATTGTTTTGAATCCGATCATGTTCATTCCTTGGATTGTCGTACCGCTGTTTAATGCCCTTGTGGCTTATGTAGTGACGTCAATCGGTTGGGTTGTGCCGCTGGTGGTACTTAACTCGGGTAATGAACCGATCTTCTTTAGTACCTGGATTCTTGGCGGCTTGCATATGAGTCCCGTCATTCTCGCCTTGGTATTAGTGATCTTTGATGTTTTCCTTTACGCACCGTTTGTCATTATGAATCAACGCAACGAGCGACAAATGGCAGCAGCTTAA
- a CDS encoding class II aldolase/adducin family protein, which yields MTEQYVFDNERKDLAEVAREMFMRKNTNVAGGNISVRITPDKDFDYGDIHIKAGKDYLIMTPTMMSEAWYAKLQPTQILVVDLETGKLIDGVGRLTREINMHEEAYRANDKIRCVYHSHAEESMFWATAGLDMPNVTEVTEEVGPIRVLPYAPACSKELADTVYNGLKEVGDAAKEHIFLLNSHGVLITSEDLHHATEILETVEWNAKIAYQQTVFMKLGLLESYQSCGKTTDGMLKEPLKA from the coding sequence ATGACCGAACAATATGTCTTTGACAATGAGCGGAAAGATTTAGCCGAAGTGGCCCGCGAAATGTTCATGCGGAAGAATACCAATGTTGCAGGTGGCAACATTAGCGTTCGGATCACCCCTGACAAGGATTTTGATTACGGGGATATTCATATTAAAGCTGGCAAAGATTATCTGATTATGACGCCAACCATGATGTCTGAAGCCTGGTATGCCAAGTTGCAACCAACCCAAATTTTGGTGGTTGATCTTGAAACCGGCAAACTGATTGACGGCGTTGGTCGTCTGACCCGTGAAATCAACATGCATGAAGAAGCTTATCGGGCCAACGACAAGATCCGTTGTGTCTATCATTCCCATGCTGAAGAATCCATGTTCTGGGCAACAGCCGGATTGGATATGCCAAATGTCACCGAAGTTACTGAAGAAGTTGGTCCGATTCGGGTACTGCCATACGCACCAGCCTGCTCCAAGGAACTTGCAGACACGGTCTACAATGGCCTGAAGGAAGTCGGAGATGCGGCAAAAGAGCACATCTTCCTCTTAAACAGCCATGGTGTTTTGATCACTTCCGAAGACTTGCATCATGCCACAGAAATTCTGGAAACCGTTGAATGGAATGCGAAGATTGCTTATCAACAGACGGTCTTCATGAAACTGGGATTGTTAGAAAGCTATCAGTCCTGCGGTAAAACAACTGATGGCATGTTGAAGGAACCTTTGAAAGCCTAG
- a CDS encoding PTS galactitol transporter subunit IIC — translation MTILKDVVNYILNLGGPVFVPLIMLILGLVAGLKFKKSIVAALTLGVAFSGMTLVVNYMMEAISPAAKSMSKLFHLSLNAIDAGWTGVAAITWSYKSAFLFFPLLLAINFVMLTFNWTKTLNVDMWNVWNKIFTYVVVLYFTHNAFFGFLVAGIQIVFELKAGDMWQRHIEDLTGMPGVTVPHFITLFAVILQPLNKLLDFIPIMNKPFDADALQKRIGVWGDNTVMGALIGVLLGFGAGYSVSGSLNLAIKAATAMTLFPMISKLFMTALSPIADAMSGFMQKHFKGREVYIGLDWPILAGRNELWVTVIILVPIMLVFAMILPHNTVLPFAGIINLSFVNAALLLTGANLLRMITLGIITTPIFLYGATYFAPVITNLAKSTGTVKVQAGQQLSWSTFEGPDFRLFFAQAFNGQWWAIALAVLWTLGFIWLYRDQIKIKLPSQRYGALAPVTAAAAPTAPASTSSDATDVDLSDLSGLDFSDAKASNESKKAAKDKQNDTADDVDLNDISGLDFSQTSHDKKRGDKGE, via the coding sequence GTGACAATCTTAAAAGACGTCGTTAATTATATCCTGAATTTGGGTGGACCGGTCTTCGTGCCATTGATCATGTTGATTCTGGGTCTGGTTGCCGGGTTGAAGTTCAAAAAATCAATTGTGGCCGCTTTGACCTTGGGGGTTGCTTTCTCCGGCATGACCTTGGTCGTTAACTACATGATGGAGGCTATTTCACCAGCGGCAAAATCCATGTCCAAGCTCTTCCATTTGAGCCTGAATGCGATTGATGCCGGCTGGACCGGGGTTGCTGCCATCACTTGGTCGTACAAGTCCGCGTTCCTATTTTTCCCGTTATTATTAGCTATTAACTTCGTGATGTTGACGTTCAACTGGACCAAAACCCTGAACGTTGATATGTGGAACGTTTGGAACAAGATTTTCACTTACGTCGTTGTTTTGTACTTTACGCACAATGCCTTCTTCGGATTCTTAGTTGCCGGGATTCAAATTGTTTTCGAACTGAAAGCAGGTGATATGTGGCAACGGCATATTGAGGATTTGACAGGCATGCCGGGTGTCACAGTACCGCATTTTATCACCTTATTCGCGGTCATCTTGCAACCGCTTAATAAGTTGCTTGACTTTATTCCGATTATGAACAAGCCGTTTGACGCTGATGCGTTGCAAAAGCGAATTGGTGTCTGGGGTGACAATACCGTCATGGGTGCCTTGATTGGGGTGCTATTAGGCTTTGGTGCCGGGTATTCCGTTTCTGGCTCCTTGAACTTAGCGATTAAAGCGGCAACTGCGATGACTTTATTCCCAATGATCTCCAAACTTTTCATGACCGCCTTATCACCAATTGCTGATGCGATGAGCGGCTTCATGCAGAAACACTTTAAAGGTCGTGAGGTTTATATCGGCCTTGATTGGCCAATCCTTGCCGGACGTAACGAATTGTGGGTTACGGTGATCATTCTGGTGCCGATCATGTTGGTCTTCGCCATGATCTTGCCGCACAACACCGTCTTGCCATTCGCTGGCATCATCAACTTGTCCTTTGTTAACGCTGCGTTGTTACTGACTGGGGCAAACCTGTTGCGGATGATCACATTGGGCATCATTACTACGCCGATCTTCTTATATGGTGCCACGTACTTTGCGCCAGTTATCACGAACTTGGCCAAATCAACCGGCACTGTTAAAGTTCAGGCTGGTCAGCAGCTTTCATGGTCCACATTTGAAGGGCCGGACTTCCGCTTGTTCTTCGCGCAAGCTTTCAATGGTCAGTGGTGGGCAATCGCGTTGGCGGTTCTTTGGACACTCGGGTTCATCTGGTTGTACCGCGATCAAATCAAGATCAAGTTACCGAGTCAACGTTACGGTGCACTAGCGCCGGTCACGGCCGCAGCTGCGCCAACAGCACCGGCTTCAACCAGCAGTGATGCTACCGATGTTGATCTGAGCGATCTCAGCGGTTTGGACTTCAGCGATGCGAAAGCGTCGAACGAATCAAAGAAGGCTGCCAAAGATAAGCAAAATGATACAGCTGATGATGTTGATTTGAATGACATTAGCGGACTGGATTTCAGTCAGACCAGTCATGATAAGAAACGCGGTGATAAAGGTGAGTAA